A single window of Acidobacteriota bacterium DNA harbors:
- a CDS encoding DUF2270 domain-containing protein, translating to MTNDARADSNFPNFENQPLTRGEYIQSVIHLYRGEMQRAVTWRSRLDTTTNWAIVVTVTALSYAFGAVEHPHIIIILANVIILTLLWVEARRYRYYDVWRTRLRKIEENFFAPLLRRDLQSPDARWGSIVAEDFLHPRFKIAFIHALKARLMRNYATLFLITLAAWLVKISVWSPRGHLEEGLAFSWARFYGAMGFSTLSPAVVLAVQAAFYGFLAVVMLFVRVPYGYSGEIHEITPDREFWDR from the coding sequence ATGACGAACGATGCGCGCGCCGACAGCAACTTCCCCAATTTCGAGAACCAACCGCTCACCCGGGGGGAGTACATCCAATCGGTGATTCACCTGTACCGCGGCGAGATGCAGCGGGCGGTCACCTGGCGCTCGCGGCTGGACACCACCACCAACTGGGCCATCGTGGTCACCGTCACTGCGCTGAGCTATGCGTTCGGAGCTGTGGAGCACCCGCACATCATCATCATCCTGGCCAACGTCATCATCCTGACGCTGCTCTGGGTGGAGGCGCGGCGCTACCGCTACTACGACGTCTGGCGGACGCGCCTGCGCAAGATCGAGGAGAACTTCTTCGCCCCGCTCCTGCGGCGCGACCTCCAGAGCCCCGACGCGCGCTGGGGCAGCATCGTCGCCGAAGACTTCCTGCACCCCCGCTTCAAGATCGCCTTCATCCACGCCCTGAAGGCGCGGCTCATGCGCAACTACGCCACCCTGTTCCTGATCACGCTGGCGGCCTGGCTGGTAAAGATCAGCGTCTGGTCGCCGCGGGGCCACCTGGAGGAGGGGCTGGCGTTTTCCTGGGCGCGGTTCTACGGGGCCATGGGCTTCTCGACCCTGTCGCCGGCCGTTGTCCTGGCCGTCCAGGCCGCCTTCTACGGGTTTCTGGCGGTGGTGATGCTCTTCGTCCGGGTGCCGTACGGCTACAGCGGGGAGATCCACGAGATCACCCCGGACCGCGAGTTCTGGGACCGCTGA